The following are encoded together in the Acidobacteriota bacterium genome:
- a CDS encoding UbiA family prenyltransferase gives MSRFAVYWTFLRPFTLLVPAAGMISGALMGLGAPPHLQSVWASSPWGVAFDVAAGAAMAGILNGFSNGINQIFDLEVDRVNKPSRPLPSGRMNLAQAWTVSILCLLTALALGALVNWQCLLMALAAVFFTTIYSAPPLRTKSRGLWANITIAIPRGTLLIVAGWSCVKDIFESPQPWIVGGVFGLFFMGAATTKDFSDIEGDRQGGCRTLPVLYGVRKATLIIAPFFVFPFLGLLAAWAAGLLSADSRILAPLGLLLCLWGAYIARLLLKTSHQWTSAGSGGFENHPSWKHMYLLTLVAQAGLALAYLVA, from the coding sequence ATGAGTCGATTCGCCGTTTATTGGACCTTCTTGCGTCCTTTCACGCTCTTGGTTCCCGCGGCGGGGATGATCTCCGGCGCCCTGATGGGACTGGGGGCCCCGCCCCATCTGCAGTCGGTTTGGGCTTCGTCACCCTGGGGCGTGGCTTTCGACGTCGCGGCGGGAGCCGCCATGGCCGGCATCCTCAACGGCTTCTCCAACGGCATCAATCAGATCTTCGACCTGGAAGTAGACCGGGTCAACAAGCCTTCCCGTCCTCTGCCCAGCGGACGCATGAACCTGGCTCAGGCCTGGACCGTCAGCATTCTCTGCCTGCTGACGGCGCTGGCGCTGGGGGCGCTGGTCAATTGGCAATGCCTGCTGATGGCGCTGGCGGCCGTCTTCTTCACCACCATCTATTCGGCTCCTCCCCTGCGCACCAAGAGCCGGGGGCTGTGGGCCAACATCACCATCGCCATTCCCCGCGGGACCCTGCTCATCGTGGCCGGCTGGTCCTGCGTCAAGGACATCTTCGAGAGTCCTCAGCCCTGGATCGTGGGCGGCGTCTTCGGGCTCTTCTTCATGGGGGCGGCCACCACCAAGGATTTCTCCGACATCGAAGGCGACCGGCAGGGAGGATGCCGCACCCTGCCCGTCCTCTACGGAGTGCGCAAAGCCACCCTCATCATCGCGCCCTTTTTCGTGTTTCCCTTCCTGGGACTGCTGGCGGCCTGGGCGGCAGGCCTGCTGAGCGCCGATTCGCGCATCCTGGCTCCCCTGGGGCTGCTGCTCTGCTTGTGGGGCGCTTACATCGCCCGCCTCCTGCTCAAGACCAGCCATCAGTGGACGTCGGCCGGCAGCGGCGGATTCGAAAACCACCCCAGTTGGAAGCACATGTATCTCCTCACCCTGGTGGCCCAGGCCGGACTGGCTCTGGCCTACCTGGTCGCCTGA
- a CDS encoding thioredoxin domain-containing protein — protein sequence MSESDPRHTNRLKQESSPYLLQHAHNPVDWYPWGEEAFQQARRQDKPVLLSIGYSACHWCHVMERESFENEGIAGRMNELFVNIKVDREERPDVDAIYMNFVQMTTGQGGWPLTVFLTPDQVPFYGGTYFPPEDRYGRPGFPRILAGVAEAYRSKREELEASKQETVGHLQRAGEWNLPEGEVDVSVLDQAAKTLLGAIDRSHGGFGTAPKFPAAMALAFLLRYQKRTGSAEAGNAVRLSLDKMASGGMFDHVGGGFARYSVDERWLVPHFEKMLYDNALLARLYLESYQQGGREQDRRVCQSILQWVEREMTDPQGGFYSALDADSEGVEGKFYVWTPDQTRQVLGEERAALFNEFYDVSPSGNFEGKSIPHPLYDLPSFAQKHGRSEDEMGSLLEECLEQLFEAREKRVRPGLDDKVLAAWNGMMLTTFSQAAFVLQSSDLMETARRNARFLCSQMMEGDRLTRTWKEGQAKLNGYLEDYALVIEGLTALYQAGGELEWLDKAVALTETQIELFWDDSEGDFYFTPEDHEDLLVRQKEYFDNATPSGNAAACWNLLRLGILAGRQDLAQKARRMLAKVSQGCARHPQGFGYWLQALDFALGPVAEVAVLGSPDERRSLLRPLRETFIPNLVLVQAEQADPRRAARVPLLEGKDATRATAYVCRNYACRQPVHSASELEEQLAQIDA from the coding sequence ATGAGTGAAAGCGATCCGCGCCACACCAATCGCCTCAAGCAGGAAAGCAGCCCCTACCTGCTCCAGCATGCCCACAACCCGGTCGACTGGTATCCCTGGGGTGAAGAAGCCTTTCAGCAAGCCCGCCGACAGGACAAGCCCGTCCTGCTCAGCATCGGCTACTCGGCCTGCCACTGGTGTCATGTCATGGAACGCGAGTCTTTCGAGAACGAAGGGATCGCCGGACGCATGAACGAACTCTTCGTCAACATCAAGGTCGACCGCGAAGAGCGTCCCGACGTCGATGCCATCTACATGAACTTCGTACAGATGACCACGGGGCAGGGAGGGTGGCCGCTGACCGTGTTCCTGACTCCCGACCAGGTCCCCTTTTACGGAGGCACCTACTTCCCGCCCGAAGACCGCTACGGACGCCCCGGCTTCCCCCGCATTCTGGCGGGCGTGGCGGAGGCCTACCGCAGCAAGCGCGAAGAACTGGAAGCCTCCAAGCAGGAGACGGTGGGGCACCTGCAAAGGGCGGGCGAATGGAACCTTCCCGAGGGAGAGGTCGACGTCTCGGTGCTCGATCAGGCCGCCAAGACCCTGCTCGGAGCAATTGACCGCAGCCACGGGGGATTCGGAACCGCACCCAAGTTTCCGGCCGCCATGGCGCTGGCCTTCCTGCTGCGTTATCAGAAGCGGACCGGTTCGGCGGAAGCCGGCAATGCGGTCCGGCTTTCCTTGGACAAAATGGCCTCAGGCGGGATGTTCGATCATGTCGGCGGCGGTTTTGCGCGCTACTCGGTGGATGAACGCTGGCTGGTGCCCCACTTCGAAAAAATGCTCTACGACAACGCTTTGCTGGCCCGCCTCTACCTGGAGAGCTACCAGCAGGGCGGCCGGGAGCAAGATCGTCGGGTGTGCCAGAGCATCCTCCAGTGGGTCGAGCGCGAGATGACCGATCCTCAAGGGGGATTCTACTCGGCTCTGGACGCGGACAGCGAGGGCGTGGAGGGCAAGTTCTACGTGTGGACTCCTGATCAGACCCGGCAGGTGCTGGGAGAAGAACGGGCCGCGCTCTTCAACGAGTTCTACGACGTCAGCCCGAGCGGCAATTTCGAAGGCAAGAGCATCCCCCATCCGCTCTACGACTTGCCCTCTTTCGCCCAAAAGCACGGCCGCAGCGAAGACGAAATGGGATCTTTGCTGGAGGAGTGTCTGGAGCAACTGTTCGAGGCCCGCGAAAAGCGCGTCCGCCCAGGACTCGACGACAAGGTGCTGGCAGCCTGGAACGGAATGATGCTGACCACTTTCTCCCAGGCCGCCTTCGTCCTGCAGTCCTCCGATCTGATGGAGACGGCTCGCCGCAATGCCCGCTTTCTGTGCAGCCAGATGATGGAGGGGGACCGTTTGACGCGCACCTGGAAAGAGGGTCAGGCCAAGCTCAACGGATATCTGGAAGACTATGCGCTGGTGATCGAAGGCCTGACTGCGCTCTACCAGGCCGGGGGCGAACTGGAATGGCTGGACAAGGCGGTGGCCCTGACCGAAACCCAGATCGAGCTGTTCTGGGACGATTCCGAGGGAGACTTCTACTTCACTCCTGAGGACCACGAGGACCTGTTGGTGCGGCAGAAAGAGTATTTCGACAACGCCACCCCCTCGGGCAACGCCGCCGCCTGCTGGAATCTGCTGCGGTTGGGGATTCTTGCCGGGCGTCAGGACTTGGCCCAGAAGGCCCGCCGCATGCTGGCCAAGGTGTCGCAGGGCTGCGCACGCCATCCCCAGGGTTTCGGCTACTGGCTGCAGGCCCTGGACTTCGCCTTGGGACCGGTGGCCGAAGTGGCGGTGCTGGGTTCTCCCGACGAACGCCGGTCCTTGCTGCGCCCGCTGCGGGAGACCTTTATTCCCAACCTGGTGCTGGTTCAGGCCGAGCAGGCCGACCCCCGTAGGGCGGCTCGGGTCCCGCTGCTGGAAGGCAAAGACGCCACCCGGGCGACTGCCTACGTGTGCCGCAACTACGCTTGCCGCCAACCCGTTCACTCGGCTTCCGAACTTGAAGAGCAACTGGCCCAAATCGATGCCTGA
- a CDS encoding N-acetylmuramoyl-L-alanine amidase, with protein sequence MKEGDATRPGTRRPASGRGRMPWAALLLTMWATCPLFAYQDLEVEIGSQVSRVTSLRQEGRSYYRVREVAEIFDLRLSPQDDRLTLRGPRGTARLREGSVIVGRDRGPDVQLSAPVWQRRQGEWYVTVDFLDRVVRDLLDGRLTRLSPTRYRFSGLQDVEMTVRLQNHPPHRVRVVFQPARAVPIRIDDQGRVLVIDFGQFRPLVDLPEQRPDVDIVAALTFDRLGRGAIRLVKGPQYDRYEYLELTSPDRHVLDLYSSSQPRRSRGRAEVVLDPGHGGRDAGVIESLRSRSGQGEGTADSSAAAGQLSEKDYALQLAERLGRRLSQARRPAVLTRNRDVDLNLEQRSAIANGFAPKAFVSLHLGNDAWSALGGPVVYVHQPLGSAPLQVPLARKGGAAPDSGPAPERLGQTSQNGLRSAPDLAAPLKPWSEAQSGHLAESRRLAVALQQDLNRLFGTDNQVVEIPLRLLEPVDAPAVLIEIGFLSHPEDRRRLRDPVFQDRLVDSLAQALERYLQ encoded by the coding sequence ATGAAGGAAGGGGACGCCACCAGGCCGGGGACCCGCAGGCCTGCATCGGGACGGGGCAGGATGCCGTGGGCGGCATTGCTGCTGACGATGTGGGCGACGTGTCCGCTCTTTGCCTATCAGGATCTCGAGGTGGAGATCGGCAGCCAGGTCTCGAGGGTGACGTCCCTGCGCCAGGAGGGACGCAGCTACTACCGCGTGCGCGAAGTGGCCGAGATCTTCGATCTGCGCCTGTCGCCGCAAGACGACCGCCTGACCCTCAGAGGTCCGCGGGGAACCGCCCGCCTGCGGGAGGGCAGCGTCATCGTGGGCCGCGACCGAGGTCCCGATGTGCAGCTCAGCGCCCCCGTCTGGCAGCGCCGCCAGGGAGAATGGTACGTCACCGTGGATTTCCTGGATCGCGTGGTGCGTGATCTGCTGGACGGGCGGCTGACCCGGCTGTCGCCAACCCGCTACCGCTTCTCAGGGCTTCAGGACGTGGAGATGACGGTTCGCCTGCAGAACCATCCGCCCCATCGGGTGCGGGTGGTCTTTCAGCCGGCGCGGGCGGTCCCCATCCGCATCGACGACCAAGGGAGGGTGTTGGTCATCGACTTCGGCCAGTTCCGTCCGCTGGTGGACCTGCCGGAGCAGCGTCCCGATGTGGATATCGTGGCCGCTCTGACGTTCGACCGCCTGGGACGGGGAGCCATCCGCCTCGTCAAGGGTCCTCAGTACGACCGCTACGAGTACCTCGAGCTGACTTCTCCTGACCGCCATGTGCTCGATCTCTACTCTTCGTCTCAACCCCGGCGATCTCGGGGGAGGGCCGAAGTCGTCCTCGATCCGGGCCACGGCGGACGGGATGCGGGCGTCATCGAGAGTCTTCGCTCCCGGTCCGGCCAGGGCGAAGGTACGGCCGACTCTTCGGCTGCCGCGGGCCAACTGTCGGAGAAGGACTATGCCTTGCAGCTTGCCGAGCGACTCGGCCGCAGGCTTTCTCAGGCCCGTCGTCCCGCCGTCCTGACCCGTAACCGGGACGTCGATCTCAACCTCGAGCAGCGCAGCGCCATCGCCAACGGATTCGCGCCCAAAGCCTTCGTCAGCCTGCACCTGGGAAACGACGCCTGGTCGGCGCTAGGCGGACCGGTGGTCTACGTGCACCAGCCTCTCGGGAGCGCTCCGCTGCAGGTGCCCCTGGCCCGCAAGGGGGGGGCGGCGCCAGATTCCGGCCCGGCCCCGGAAAGGCTCGGTCAGACATCCCAAAACGGATTGCGATCCGCGCCGGACTTGGCCGCCCCGCTCAAGCCCTGGAGCGAGGCTCAGTCCGGCCATCTGGCGGAGAGCCGCCGACTGGCCGTCGCCTTGCAACAGGACCTCAATCGGCTCTTCGGCACCGACAATCAGGTGGTGGAGATTCCCCTGCGCCTGCTGGAACCGGTGGACGCGCCGGCCGTCCTCATCGAAATAGGATTTCTGAGCCATCCTGAAGACCGGCGCAGATTGCGCGATCCCGTCTTCCAGGACCGCCTGGTGGACAGCCTGGCGCAAGCGTTGGAAAGGTACTTGCAGTGA
- a CDS encoding GerMN domain-containing protein — MSLLHSNERRRILLAVGLVAAASLITFLVFFFQSRDLQREEEPPSAAVADPEVLEAADQEDNQIELTLYLYRPSSVPQGRLVSIRREVARLEDPHLKARQIIGEVLRGSGQGPNVFPAEARLRQVYLLADGTAVVDLSQETALGLPGGAVSEYGALRSLTRSLRANLEEVKRVKFLVGGQDAPTFAGHVSISRPFSE; from the coding sequence GTGAGCCTCCTCCATTCCAACGAGCGTCGCCGCATCCTGCTGGCCGTGGGCCTGGTGGCCGCCGCCTCCCTCATCACCTTCCTGGTGTTCTTCTTTCAAAGCCGCGATCTGCAGCGGGAAGAGGAACCGCCCAGCGCCGCCGTGGCCGATCCCGAAGTGTTGGAAGCGGCCGACCAAGAAGACAATCAGATCGAGCTGACCCTTTACCTCTACCGTCCCTCCAGCGTTCCCCAAGGACGGCTGGTCTCGATCAGGCGCGAGGTGGCCCGCCTCGAGGATCCGCACCTGAAGGCGCGCCAGATCATCGGCGAGGTGCTGCGCGGAAGCGGACAAGGACCCAACGTCTTCCCGGCCGAGGCCCGCCTGCGCCAGGTCTACCTCTTGGCTGACGGAACGGCCGTCGTCGATCTCTCCCAGGAAACAGCCCTCGGTCTGCCGGGTGGGGCCGTCAGCGAATACGGGGCCCTGCGCTCGCTGACCCGCTCTTTGAGGGCCAATCTGGAAGAGGTGAAGCGCGTCAAGTTCCTGGTGGGGGGACAGGACGCACCCACCTTCGCCGGACACGTCTCCATCAGCCGACCCTTCAGCGAGTAG
- the rph gene encoding ribonuclease PH encodes MAKRSDGRESDQLRPVTIEPHFTKHAEGSVLITTGETRVICTASVEDRVPIWLRGKGQGWVTAEYGMLPRSTNSRMTRESSRGKPSGRTQEIQRLIGRALRSVVNLQRLGERTIWVDCDVIQADGGTRTASVTGAYVALALALAHMKENKQISEAPLTDYLAAVSVGLIGVDPRLDLHYDEDANADVDMNVVMTGRGYFVEIQGTAEKHAFSRKQHEELIDLAEKGIRELMDKQKEVLQAELGDKLDSLMQTLKSFTIAPSSRD; translated from the coding sequence ATGGCAAAGCGCAGCGACGGAAGAGAATCTGACCAACTGCGTCCGGTCACGATCGAGCCTCACTTCACCAAACACGCTGAAGGCTCAGTGCTCATAACCACCGGCGAAACGCGGGTCATCTGCACGGCCAGCGTGGAAGACCGGGTGCCCATCTGGCTGCGCGGCAAGGGCCAGGGATGGGTGACGGCCGAATACGGCATGCTTCCCCGCTCCACCAATTCCCGCATGACCCGCGAGTCCAGCCGCGGCAAGCCCTCGGGACGCACCCAGGAAATCCAACGCCTTATCGGGCGGGCTCTGCGCTCTGTGGTCAACCTGCAACGGCTGGGCGAACGCACCATCTGGGTCGACTGCGACGTCATCCAGGCCGATGGGGGCACCCGCACCGCTTCGGTCACCGGAGCCTACGTGGCGCTGGCCTTGGCCTTGGCCCATATGAAGGAGAACAAGCAGATCTCAGAGGCGCCTCTGACCGACTACCTGGCGGCTGTCAGCGTGGGGTTGATCGGCGTCGACCCGCGCCTCGACCTGCACTACGATGAGGACGCCAACGCCGACGTCGACATGAACGTGGTGATGACCGGACGCGGCTATTTCGTGGAGATCCAGGGGACGGCCGAGAAACACGCCTTCTCGCGCAAACAGCACGAAGAACTGATCGACCTGGCTGAAAAGGGCATCCGCGAACTGATGGACAAGCAGAAGGAAGTCCTGCAGGCAGAGCTTGGAGACAAGCTGGACTCACTCATGCAGACACTCAAGAGTTTTACCATTGCGCCTTCTTCTCGCGACTAG
- the rdgB gene encoding RdgB/HAM1 family non-canonical purine NTP pyrophosphatase, which yields MRLLLATSNNGKAEEFRRVLEPCGFELVTLEAFPEAPHPKETESTFGGNARLKAEHYHRLTGLPALADDSGLEVDALNGRPGVHSARLADNDPERIRRLLEMLSAQGALKESQRSARFVCALCLMAPGKVFEVEGRVKGVIIDAPRGQQGFGYDPVFYYPPLKRTFAEIPAKAKNRISHRAKALDKLLKALS from the coding sequence TTGCGCCTTCTTCTCGCGACTAGCAACAACGGCAAGGCCGAAGAGTTCCGGCGCGTTTTGGAGCCCTGCGGATTCGAACTCGTCACCCTTGAGGCCTTCCCTGAAGCACCCCATCCCAAAGAGACGGAATCCACTTTCGGCGGCAACGCCCGCCTCAAGGCCGAGCACTACCATCGGCTCACCGGACTCCCCGCCCTGGCCGACGACTCGGGCCTGGAAGTAGATGCCTTGAACGGACGTCCGGGAGTCCACTCGGCGCGCCTGGCCGACAACGATCCGGAGCGTATTCGCCGCCTGCTGGAAATGCTCTCGGCCCAAGGCGCCCTCAAGGAGTCTCAGCGCAGCGCCCGCTTCGTCTGCGCCCTCTGCCTGATGGCGCCGGGCAAGGTCTTCGAGGTGGAAGGACGCGTGAAAGGAGTCATTATCGACGCTCCCCGAGGACAACAGGGTTTCGGATACGACCCCGTCTTCTACTATCCTCCGCTGAAAAGAACATTCGCCGAAATCCCGGCCAAAGCCAAGAACCGCATCTCCCACCGCGCCAAAGCCCTGGATAAGCTCCTCAAGGCATTGTCTTGA
- a CDS encoding ADOP family duplicated permease, with product MQHLFSDFRHGLRWFRRHSGFALGAAATLALGIAAATAAFAAVDAVLWRPLPYQDSRQLVAVFESDLTWGGARNPTSPANFVSWSESSQALGQWTAAHPWEPVLTGRGPAQPLQGLKATAQLFDLLGVEAALGRPYDPQTVGQDARVVVLSHGLWSDLFAADPQVLGTSMRLDGEDYRIAAVMPEGFAFPPFWARGARFWVPLPLSPQERARRGARFLRTFARLREGHTIEEARREMDALGDRLRREFPHDNRNIEVVVESLQEPVVENVRPALTALAGAVALILLIAAANTTALLLVKGAARRQELALRRSLGATGRRLLRQLLCESLLIALAAGLAGTVLGLAGGGLLLGYAPDLPRLGEIGLSWRSVLFAAVLSLLCGLLLGGLSALQAANRSRLSGMRGTTISRRQSRFQGGLVAAQIALALALVAGAGALLQSFANLLHLDPGLKADGLLCLQLSFPPRLGGEEPGAADRQRALMEEVAQALSGQPGVESTGFINHLHIGGDLWGMGLFPSPARGADEEEIRASVRVATPSFFTASRLTPLRGRLFDGSERPDGRRLAVVNRALARSLGGPEQAVGRRLRLGDHNDDPVVEVIGVVADVPQYDLTREVRPEIYLPYAHNPYSWFAKTWLLARIPSARPEEAAPAVRARLQEVDPNLAVGTVRSFRGLMSDNITTPRFLALLLSCLSGLALVLAMAGLYGLLAYSEGRRRRETGLRMALGATPSRILKGVMGKSLLLAGVGSLAGLLLAWLLAGYLRGVLVGVEPFSASTLLPAAATLLVCALLASLRPAWRASRVDPARTLSEES from the coding sequence TCCTGGAGCGAATCTTCCCAGGCCCTAGGTCAGTGGACGGCGGCACATCCGTGGGAACCGGTCCTGACAGGGCGCGGACCCGCCCAGCCGCTGCAGGGTCTGAAAGCCACTGCGCAACTCTTCGACCTGCTGGGCGTGGAAGCCGCCTTGGGACGCCCTTACGACCCCCAGACGGTGGGCCAGGACGCTCGCGTGGTGGTGCTCAGCCACGGCTTGTGGAGCGACCTCTTCGCCGCCGATCCCCAGGTGCTGGGCACCTCGATGCGGCTGGACGGAGAGGACTACCGGATCGCCGCCGTCATGCCCGAGGGGTTCGCGTTTCCGCCTTTCTGGGCCCGCGGCGCCCGCTTCTGGGTTCCTTTGCCGCTCTCGCCTCAGGAGCGGGCCCGTCGCGGAGCCCGTTTCCTGCGCACCTTCGCCCGATTGCGCGAAGGACACACGATCGAAGAGGCGCGGCGCGAGATGGACGCCCTGGGAGACCGCCTGCGCCGGGAATTTCCCCACGACAACCGCAACATCGAGGTCGTGGTCGAGTCTTTGCAGGAGCCGGTGGTGGAGAACGTCCGCCCCGCCCTCACGGCGCTGGCGGGAGCGGTGGCCTTGATTCTCCTCATCGCCGCCGCCAACACCACGGCTCTGCTGCTGGTGAAAGGGGCTGCCAGAAGGCAGGAATTGGCCTTGCGCCGCTCTCTTGGAGCCACCGGCCGGCGGCTCCTGCGCCAGTTGCTGTGCGAAAGCCTGCTCATCGCCCTGGCTGCCGGGTTGGCCGGTACGGTACTGGGCCTGGCGGGAGGCGGCTTGCTGCTGGGCTACGCTCCCGACCTGCCCCGCCTGGGGGAGATCGGGCTTTCCTGGCGCAGCGTGCTCTTCGCCGCCGTCCTCTCCTTGCTGTGCGGGTTATTGCTGGGCGGCCTTTCGGCCCTCCAGGCCGCCAACCGCTCCCGCTTAAGCGGAATGAGGGGCACCACCATTTCGCGCCGCCAATCCCGCTTCCAGGGCGGACTGGTGGCGGCCCAGATCGCCCTGGCTCTGGCCCTGGTGGCGGGAGCCGGAGCGCTTCTCCAGAGTTTCGCCAACCTGCTCCATCTCGATCCTGGCCTGAAGGCCGACGGACTCCTCTGCCTGCAGCTCAGCTTCCCGCCTCGGCTGGGTGGTGAAGAGCCCGGCGCGGCCGACCGGCAGAGAGCCTTGATGGAAGAAGTGGCGCAAGCCCTTTCAGGGCAACCGGGAGTCGAGTCGACGGGCTTCATCAACCATCTTCACATCGGAGGAGACCTGTGGGGAATGGGACTCTTTCCTTCTCCCGCTAGGGGCGCCGATGAAGAGGAGATCCGAGCTTCCGTACGGGTGGCCACTCCGTCTTTTTTCACGGCCTCGCGACTGACGCCGCTGAGGGGGCGCCTCTTCGACGGAAGCGAACGGCCTGACGGTCGGCGGCTGGCCGTCGTCAACCGCGCTTTGGCCCGCAGTCTGGGCGGGCCTGAGCAGGCGGTGGGCCGCCGCTTGCGCTTGGGCGACCATAACGACGATCCCGTGGTGGAGGTGATCGGCGTGGTCGCCGACGTCCCCCAATACGATTTGACCCGGGAGGTCCGGCCCGAGATCTACCTGCCCTATGCGCATAATCCCTATTCCTGGTTCGCCAAGACCTGGCTGCTGGCCAGAATACCCTCGGCCCGGCCCGAGGAGGCGGCACCTGCGGTCAGGGCCCGCCTGCAGGAGGTCGATCCCAATTTGGCCGTGGGGACGGTGCGCAGCTTCCGCGGACTCATGTCCGACAACATCACGACTCCCCGCTTTCTCGCCCTCTTGCTCTCCTGCCTCTCCGGCCTGGCGCTGGTATTGGCGATGGCGGGGCTTTACGGCCTGCTGGCTTACAGCGAGGGCCGCCGCCGCCGCGAGACGGGGCTGCGCATGGCTCTGGGCGCCACACCCTCGCGCATCCTCAAGGGGGTGATGGGCAAGTCGCTGCTGCTGGCGGGAGTCGGGAGCTTGGCGGGGCTGCTGCTGGCTTGGCTGTTGGCGGGCTACCTGCGAGGAGTCCTGGTGGGAGTCGAGCCTTTCTCCGCCTCGACGCTGCTTCCGGCGGCCGCCACTTTGCTCGTCTGTGCCCTGCTGGCTTCGCTGCGTCCCGCCTGGCGAGCTTCCCGCGTCGACCCCGCCCGAACCCTTTCCGAGGAGAGCTGA